The genomic segment attgtaaaaaaataGTAATTTGATGCTTACACTGATATTAAATGGAAATGGTATAGAAGAAGGACACTTTCTTATGTGAACACAGTCATTAATCTttgaaaataatgtataaaGCATAGACTAATAACAGATAGATTGGGCAATaagacaatataaaaaataaaaatttggaaCCTGGTCAGATTGTTCTATGCTGTATTATCCTAGTGCAAGCAATATTGAAACACAGCTGCATTTATCCCTTGGCAGTATTGGATTTACaagatttttgcatcaatggTGAAGTATGGTCATTCTTCAGATATTATATTGAGTAGATTGGCCAAAAGCGGACGTTTTCAATGTGGTTATTTGGTATGTAAATGGTTTCTTaactaaatataaaactacCATGATAGAAAATTCTGTATACGGAAGTAGTGTTAGCATATTTTCCAGCTTTGAAAACCTAGGCAGCATATTTCACAACACATCACGAAACAGGAAAGATCACCAGATACATTTAATAAACTCATAGTTTCCCGTTGTCCacaaaaagtagaaataaacCACCGATACATTACGACTGCATGATTTATCAGTAATGAGGATGTCATTTCTCTTGCAGGTACAGATAGTCAGTTTCTCAACCCAAAAGCATTCCATCTCAGGCCCTGGAGTTCAgctgaagaagcagcagaatGGGGAAACTGGGCCAGTACGTCACTCCTGGTAAAGAACTGTGCCTCAAGGCACTTCAAACAGAACCTTttggaaagatgtaaagaacCAAGTCTACATTTCCATCACAACTCAAAAAAGGAAACCGTTGTAGTTCATTTTCATATATAAAAGCAGCTGGATCTGTAAGTTGAGAATGTTATGAGCTCAGTTCTCTGAGATTGCAACAATGTCATTATGTCAGTACCAAGTGTAAGGTGAAGTTTTAATGTCAGAATGGCAGCTCAACATATAATTATAGATGGAATATCTTAATTCTTAGTAGCTGCAAGCAGAAGAATGTTCTAAGATCTACGTTACTTAAATAAAGTAATTCCAGTATTATCTCTCATGTTAAGTCTTTTGTTGAGTCTTATGACATTTCTATGACATTAGTAAATACTGGCATGGATTCCAAGCAATATACAGAAAAatcttaaatgtatttacaacaAATGGGGTTCACAGGGTGGTCAAGCTCGTATGTTAATAGTAATGttgtaattaatgttaattttttttatccagaaaaagaaacatatttgGACTTGGTCAAAAATTCATTGAATGTTAATGGAATTAGATGTTAAAGTGACATGTGGAAGACTGAATTAGTTTTCAAGCAAAGTAGATTAAAACTAATGCCCTCAAATTGAAATACATAAGTGCAGAAGCCCCAAAGTTGCACTTGGATACAGTTAGTACAGTAAtcatgtaataataatgtactTCCCactttaaaatatgaatgtcAAAATGAGCTGCAACAGTTTGTAGATgtagagaaaattaatcagcaactatttcgATATTGATATTGaaattaataatgtttttgtcattttttagcATAATAAATTGATGCTTCTTTTTTtgacatgatagtaaactgaaaggctttggactgttggtcagacaaaataagaaagaCATTTGATGATGTCACTTTCAGATAGTTTTTTGTAGCTTTACTGGCATTGCTTGATGTATCTATAAAAGAAAATAGTATGTTCACAGAACAATTTAGCAAATCAATCTTTTTGGTCCATTTAagttttaatatatttacattttaatattaactgCAAATATGTCAACTGACAGAAGTGAACTTAAAACTCAAGAAATAAAATGCCAAGAGCCCCTTTTAACAAAGCTGTATAATGCTGAGTTTGCTTTGGTTAAGTGGAATCTTGGAAATGAGCTCACAAGTATAgcagtaaaatatttgttttacttagttttttgacatttgaagtGAAATTCTGAGTCTCCACTCCCACCAAGTGATAGGttagttttttttgcatcattcCAGCTACAGTGGAAGTGGCGGCCCTCACAAAGACCTCAGAGGCCTTCACGAAGTAATAAAGacatgtatgtctgtgtgtgtgtgtgtgtgtgtgtgtgtgtttgtgctttcttAGAACTGTGTGAAACTGGATTACACTGTCAGCATCAATCAGACAATAACCCTTCTTCCTGCCTGCAGATGCTGTATGCAACGACATTTGTCCACATTGGTTCATGTATGGCtgtgaagtttgtgtgtgtgtgtgtgtgtgtgtgtgtgtgtgtgtgtgtgtgtgtgtgtgtgtgtgtgtgtgtgtgtgtgtgagtgtgtgtacttgtacatctatctttgtgaggaccagtttgagttatagaccttaCAGAAATCAAGGACAtttttggctggtcctcacaccttcaaagggctgtttgagagttaagacttggttttagggttcaggttagaatcaggtttaggttagtgttaggttagggttggggtaaggcttttagttgtgatggttaaggttagggttaggggccagggaatgcattatgtcaacgagtATCCTCACATCTAATGTAAGACaaagtatgcatgtgtgtgtgtgtgtgtgtgtgtgtgtgtgtgtgtgtgtgtgtgtgtgtgtgtgtgtgtgtgtgtctgtgttcctCATGTCAGTGGTGAATGCCAGTAATAGCCCATGGCCTGCTCTCTGTTCACTGACATTTGACAAAGTTGAACCAGAGGAGTGACGACTGATAGAAAGAGGCAAAAGATGGAAACAGTTGTCAGTTTTTCCCTTAAAGGTTTTCAGTAACCTTGATAGTTTGTCTACGTCTGCTGTGGAAGTTAATTAGCAAAGAAGCACATAACAAGACAGCACATGAAAATTTAGTAAGACTCTCTacatcacaaagaaaaaagtagcAAAGCATGTTAATTAACCtaatacatttctttattctttgGCCtcttcaaattttcaaaaatgatggTTATGAGAAAACCAAACTAATTATATAAAATGCCAACCTCTTTccaaaaaatgatttataaccCTCATGAATATACGTACATACAAATGTTACTGATATTTAAACTGATCTTGAAACCACAAAAATGACCCCTTCAACACTGGTTaatctgtcatttctgttcCACAATTCACAGAACTTTCGCTCAGATTATTTAAAGTGTGGTTCTGTCACCCAAGACAAGACTTTCAGCAGTGCTGTTCACAACATCAGTCTGGAGAAATACTTTATAATGAAGAGTAAACAGCGCAATGTTGCtgcaataaaagacaaaaaacaattttcaagaATAATTATCTTTTGAAATGTATCCATTGTAACATTTTACGGAACAACTcaaaaaacatcattaaacCCACAGCTAGTATGGTCTATTAGATAACTGTAAACAGCTAGCAAATTAACTTGGTAGTGGTAGTGCTAGTTCAACTGCCCCGTCAGTAATCCGACCCTCGGCTTGCAGGTTGTAGCAGTCCAATAAGACACGTCTCCCGTtcactacctgtccagcaccaaacaccAGACGGGCAATGTTAGCAactggctggtgaacatagaggaatatttagcagctgaagagccagatcTTTTTAGGAGTTAGAAAAGAACACACATTTTCCTGTATATACAACAGATAATGGCTATACTTACCAGTCCAAATCATGGAGCATATAGCGTACAGTCTCCACAGCACTTTGAACTCTGTTCTGAATTTTGCTATAATCATGACAGTGTTGTCTGATGATTCCATGCCATCATTACTGGCAATGCTAGGCCCACACTCTTTGAACATAAGGTTTGTAGTTATATTTGGTCATGTGGCCAATTACATGACTCTTCCATCTGTTCAGATTTTGGGCTACGCTGAGCTACTTGCAACATGACTGTTGCTTAGCTGTGATCTTTTGCTCTCTATGGTCCATGCCAGGTCCACCACTGAGGGAGGTGAATCTTCAACCTGGCAAACTGTGGTATAAAGTTCAACATCACTTTAGTCATGAATAATTTAATTCCCTAGTGATCCACAAAACCCCTTttgtatttaatctttttttcccagGCTTTGCATGTTGTTTAGCATTCTATTGTCAGATCTGTTAATAATAGTAGAAGAGGTCCTATAATTTGAGTTGAGACAGGAATATTTTATACTATTTTATACTTATAATAATAGCatgagaggaaaagtcaggaaacCAGTGAAGTCATTCAGATAAATCCCCATTAGACCATGAATTTCTATattaaaatttcatggcagttcattcagtagttgagatatttcaatctggaccaaagtggtggagggACAGACTAACATTGTTCTGCTAGCATTGCTAAAAACTATAGTAAATATAGTAACTGATGGATTAGCGAAGCTTATCACATAGTTAAAATACAATGATGATTCAACCGTATGCAACTCTGGTCCTGTCACGATATTTCACAAGTTTAGTTCAAAATATAGTCACGGTggaaaattcagttttcttgGTATATAACAAACCAAGGAACATCTTTTCATATTCAAAACATGTCATTAAGTATTACTGAGCACAATTGGCCACCAAGAAAGCAATAAGAATTTTCTTCGTTTGCAGTTTGCTGCATCATCAGCATGGCTGGGAAAAGAACAGTTGACTTCTCACTGCACGatgccaaaaaaacacaacagcatgaTGCCGAGGCTGGCTGAAATACCCAGGAAAACTGATTGATGTTTTAAATACGCTTAACTTTTGAACTCTGAAATCATGTAACAATAATGTATGTGTACTGCATTAGTCCAAAAATGAATACCTATTTTAAACTGATGACCAGAAGGGAATCGAACAACAATAGAGGAGAAATGGTGGGGGGAAGTTAGGGAGAAGAAACAAATAAGGAATGAAAGACAAGATAATTagacagaagaaagagagcaaataGAGACACATAAAGTTTGTggttgttatgttgcagctgcTGGGAAAGCGAATGTTAATTTATTGTTCAATTTCACTGTGTGCCATGCTCACTCGCTAACGAACAGGTTTCACAGTGACAGGTACCATCTGTGAACATGAGCTACAACCCAAATTACCTGCTCTCTGCTCAGCAACACACATATTCAAAAACCCACTCACCTgcgtacacatacatacatactgtacatgaaccCTCACACAGATCCCAGGCAGACACTTTCCTCAGAGATAGACATCAAAGAACCGAACAAGCCCAGGGAATAAACAGGAAGCAGTCAATGTCACAAGTCaatgcatttcaaaatgttaactTTGAAGGAAACTGTCGTTCCTCCATTCTCTATGTCATTTTCCATCATtctttgctgctttctttttctttctttctgattttatctcttttgtaactttttctgCTATACCTGCCTCTGCCTCACACTGACAATGTTTATATGCCCATAATTTTACTGGGTGAAAACAAGTTAAGGCTGAAAATCATAAATTGTTAGTTATTGTAAAACCTATGAGTAAATGCAGGTGTAAATTAAATTTCTCCCTAACGCATAACCATATTTTTCAGCCAAAACTGGTGTACTGCAACCCATGAAATGTGATATCgtccttgaaaaatgatttgaacTCAACCTAAAGAGAAGAATTCCCAGGGCCACTCTAGGTCCTGGTTTTCAGAACGTATTTTAGAAGTCTTGCTTCCAAAAGTTAGTGGAAAATATATTATACTTGTCATCTGACATGTTTACTCATTGTCAGTCACTACCCGAAGTGATTCAAGTAAGCTACACTTCATTATAGTACTcacattaaatgatttttagtgtgaaaagaaggggaaaaaagccaaaaagaaaaaatgaagtggCAAAGAGAGCCACCATTCCTAGGTTCATCTGTGACAACCTATCAAGAATCACCATTATAGAAAGCTCCCAAGAAACATTTGTTGTATTTGAGCAGGATCCAGATGCCTTCAGCTGACCCACTTCAGGAGAAGTCGTCTTTAGAATTGGGCGGGGTCTGGGGTTATGTGTTTAACTATTGTACAAGCGAACTTAATTTTATCAGTCTGGGTAAACTTTGGGACCTGACAATGTAAAAGCAACCCTCACGTCTAATGACTGGGGGATGTTGAATCTTGTGGTGTCCCTGAGCAACAAACCCGTGAATGAATAACAAGCAGCCAACATAAAGTCGAAAGATTAGCTACCATCAACCTCCATCAGCGTGTTTATTGCTAAAAAATAGTATTCAGTGCAAACAAATCTGCCACGTGTCTGTGAGAAAGACAGGCACAGATCAGTTTTTCTTGGCgaatttatttctgaatgttGTGTATTTCAGACAACATTATGTGTAGCTGTCAGAGCTTGgttgaaaacaactgaagaaaaaactgagaggaTTACAACTCTCTTCTGCTGCCGTCAGAAATGGAAGGACATTGTGGTTCCGAAAAacaaatctctcttttttgagCACACCGCTCTCATAATAAACAAATCTCCACCCCCCCTACATTTACTGCTGAAACTAATGGGAGAAAGATGCAACCACTGAAGAGAGtgtaagaaaaaacatgcaTCTACCTCTAAAACGCCATCATTGTCGCCAATTGCACCCCGGACCTCGGATACTTCACCCAGGTCTCCTTCACCTGGCTctcaatttacatttttgaacagGGTAAAATTGGTGGTACTTGTGTTACAACTTGATCACGCGAGCAAAAAAAAACGCTATGATAAGTTGGTAAGAACACTATGATAAGACTGGTTTTTCCTACCATCCAGCAGGTTCTCCAGTCATGCCGCAATCAACACTTCTGAATACAGGGTCCAAGGTGTCACGGCAGAATTCTTGTTAAACTTAAACCGATTCGCTGAGATTTACAAATCATTGATCGGAGAAGACAATGCCAAGATGAATTAACTCAACAACGCTATGGACTTCTGGAAAAgatttcaataattttttttttaaggtattgATGTATGTTATCATATCATGTATGATATTTTTCTATGATATCGCTTTAGGATATAGGTGTATTCTACCATTTTATGGTACTGATGTAGGCTACCAATTTAtgttattgaaaaaaagaaaagaacaaaaatgggAAATTACTGGAGAAAACTTGTTACATATGCAGAGA from the Xiphias gladius isolate SHS-SW01 ecotype Sanya breed wild chromosome 23, ASM1685928v1, whole genome shotgun sequence genome contains:
- the LOC120785466 gene encoding uncharacterized protein LOC120785466 isoform X2; this encodes MSTEEETEEKLLEGSNSANKNLIALSAKVGAAQKSQVSQSDAKVFRRSLSSKLKIWMAPPKERRVFAQDSDGTDSQFLNPKAFHLRPWSSAEEAAEWGNWASTSLLVKNCASRHFKQNLLERCKEPSLHFHHNSKKETVVVHFHI